The genomic DNA GCCAACTATCTGGAAAAACATCTGCGCGACGTGATCGCCATGGTGGAAAAGCGCCGGGCGGTCGAATTGCTGGCCATCGGCATTGGCCATGACGTCACGCGCTACTACGACCGCGCCGTGACGATCACGGATGTGGATCAGCTGGCCGGCGCGATGACTGAGCAACTGGCGGCGCTGTTTGACAGCGATCCCCGCGCCCGCGCGCGCGTGATGGGCATGCGCCGGGTCGGTTGATCGTCACTACGCCGTGGCCGCGATCAGCACGGCGGGCACTGGCACAGTCCAAGGGCCTGCATCGCCGCACAGCGCCTTGATCCGATCGACGATCGCCGTACGGATCGCTGCCTTGGCCGCGTCCGGTTGTGGCCTGAGCAACGCCCCGCCACGCACGGTGCCCTGAAGAAAGTAATCGAACACATCGCCGGGATCGTCCATTTGCCAGACGGCAGGAATGATGGTGCGCGTTACCGCCGAAAATCCGGCGTTATTGAGCGCAGTTTCCGCCACATCCGCATCTGCGAATTCATGGGTTGCCGGGCCCGACGGCAGGGCAACGGATGGATCGCCATGGGCCGCAATCGCACCAAAGACGATGGGAAATGCCGATACCGGATCATCGCCCCGCCAAACGGTATAGGCAAACCGCCCGCCGGAACGCAGAACGCGGTGCGCCTCGGCAAAGGCGCGGTCAGGATAGGGGATATGCGGCACGCCAAAGCCGATGGTCACGGCATCGAATGAGTCTGCCTCGAACGGCAGCGCCATCGCATCACCCTGAACGAACCGCGCCTCTGGCACTGCCGCGCGCGCCATGTCCAGCATGGCGTCAGAGAAATCGAGCCCCGTCACGTCCGCGCCTGCCCGCATCAGGCCGCGCGCCACGTTGCCGTGTCCGCAACACAGATCCAGTGCGCGTATGCCCGGCCGGGCGCGCACCGCGTCCACCATGCCCGGCACGCATTGCGTCGCCGCGGTGGCGAAATGCGCGGCATAATCTGCGGCGGTGGCCGGATCGGACCAACCGGCCTCTTCCAGCCGATGGAAGGCGTCAAAATCGGACATGGTACAGCTCCGTGGTTGCGGTCGCATCCTCAGCATAACATATCTGTACAGACACAGCTGCATCCCGTGGCAAGGGCTGGTCATTTCCGCCCGTCTACGCGAAAACGGCCAAACGCGCATTTCGAGAAAGGTCCGCCCGATGTTTCAGTCGTTCCAAGACAAGGCCAACCCAGAGCAAGGCCCTGCCCGCCTTGCCATGTTGCGCGACGCGATGGCGCGTGCCGGGCTTGACGGGTTTCTGGTGCCGCGCGCGGATGCACATCAGGGTGAATATGTGGCACCCGGCGACGAACGGCTGGCATGGTTGACCGGATTCACCGGATCGGCGGGCTTTGCCGCGATCACGGCAGAGCGGGCGGGCGTTTTTGTCGATGGGCGTTACCGCACTCAGGTCCGGGTGCAAACCGATCCGACAGCGTTTCAGCCGGTGGACTGGCCCGAGACGAAGCTGGCCGAATGGCTGACCGAGACGCTGACCGGCGGCGGGCGCGTGGGTTATGACACATGGCTGCACACACCAACCGAGATTGGCGCGCTGACCGAGGCGCTGGCCGCGACCGGGATCACGCTGGTTCCATCGGCCAATCTGGTCGATGCGATCTGGACGGATCGCCCCGGCCCGCCGATGGGGCAGATCACCGCCTATCCCGACGATCTGGCAGGTGAGACGACCGCGGACAAGCGCACGCGTCTGGCCGCCAGCCTGCGTGCGGATGGGGCGCGTGCAGCGGTCCTAAGCCTGCCCGACAGCATCGCATGGCTGCTGAACATCCGGGGCGCGGATATTCCACGCAACCCGGTCGCACATGGCTTTGCCATTTTGCATGATGACGGGCGCACGCAGCTATTTGTAAATCCGGCCAAGCTGGAAAGCTTGCCTGCCAGTTGCAACGCCGATGGCGTCAGCGCCCATTCCGATACGGAATTGGTCACTTCGCTGGCGCAGCTTACCGGGCCGGTGCGGCTGGATAAATCCAGCATACCTGTGGCAATTGCCGATATTCTGGCCGATGCCGGGATCCCCCATCAGTACGGGCCGGAGCCGTGCACATTACCCAAGGCGCGCAAAAATGCCGCGCAACTGGATGCAACCCGCGCGGCCCATCTGCGCGACGGCGCGGCGGTCTGCGAGGCATTGGCATGGCTCGATGCACAGGCCCCCGGCAGCGTGACCGAAATCGACGTGGTCACACATCTGGAGGAATGCCGTCGCACGGTTGGCGCGCGTCTGGACGGCGACACCGGCGCGCTGCTGGACATCAGCTTTGACACCATCGCGGGCAGTGGGCCGAATGGCGCGCTGGCACATTACCGGGTGTCTGAGGTATCGAACCGGGTGTTGCAGGACGGGGATCTGTTGGTTCTGGACAGCGGCGGGCAATATATTGACGGCACGACCGACATTACCCGCACAGTGCCGATCGGCGATCCCGGCCCAGACGAACGCGCGGCCTTTACCCGAGTGCTACAAGGCATGATCGCGATCAGCCGGTTGCGCTGGCCCGCGGGCTTGTCGGGCCGGGATCTGGACCCGATCGCACGTTATCCGTTGTGGCTGGCGGATCAGGACTACAACCACGGCACCGGGCATGGCATCGGCGTTTTTCTATGTGTCCATGAGGGCCCCCAGCGCATCAGCCGGATCAGCGAAGTGCCGCTGGAGCCGGGGATGATCGTATCAAACGAACCGGGTTATTACCGCGAGGGTGCCTTTGGCATCCGGATCGAGAATATCGTCGTCGTGCAGGACGCCGAGCCGCTGGAAGGTGCCGATTTTACCGGCAAGCTGAGTTTCGAGACGCTGAACTATGTGCCCATCGACCGGCGGCTGATCGACGTGGATCGGCTGAGCGGTGATGAACGGGACTGGCTGGATGATTACCACATGATTTGCGCCGAGCGCATCGGTCCGCATCTGGAAGGTGATGCACAGGCATGGCTGGAAGAGGCAACGCGTCCGTTGTGACATAAACGTGGTGAACGCGCGGTATTGTGGTTAGGGTTATCGACGACAAAGAAGGAACAACCACATGCCGCATATCAAGATCCGCAAGGCGCAAGGGACTTGGGTCGTCCGCGCTGGCGGGGCCGTTCTGGCCGAAACCGCCAACGCGCTGGAGTTGAACGAGGGCGACCACCCTGCCGTCATCTACTTTCCGCGCAGCGATGTTGCGATGGCGTTTCTCGATATCAGTGACCAGACCACCCGTAGCCCGCACAAGGGGCAGGCCAATTATTACAACATCGTCACCAAAAGCCATACATTGGAAAATGCTGGCTGGAGCTATGAAGACCCGAAACCGGATGTCGCAGCCATCAAGGGTTATCTGGCATTTCATTCCAGCGACACGGTGACAGTCGAGGGTATCTGACATCAAATCAAAAGGTGACATTGTAAATGGTGATTTTCAAACAAGCACATTCATCCACGACCACGGCACCTGACTTGGCGGAGGTGCGTCGATCCGCGCCCGTCATGTGTATTGTCGCAGGAGTCTCGGCACTGCTGGCTGGCGGGTTCGCGAGCATTGAGGCGGCCCATGCCGGCGGCATTGAGAACGTCGGCAGCGTCGCGGACGCACCGTGGCAGGTAGGAATATGGCACAAGGGGATGGGCAACCATCTTTGTGGCGGTGCATTGATCGCGCCAGATTGGGTTCTGACTGCCGCCAACTGCACAGCCGACGACGTCGCCCCGATGGACCAAATCGAAATCGTTGCCGGGACGACCGACCTGCGCAACGGCGGCGAGCGTCTGGGTATCGCAGAAATTATTCCGCACCCGAATCATGACGCCGACAACCAGCGCAACAACATCGCACTGGTGCGGCTTGCCACGCCCAGCACATTGGGTACGCCGGTGTCGCTGCCCGAGATCGGCAGCATCACAGACGCGGGCACCGTGCTGAGCGTGACCGGTTGGGGTTCCGCCAAAACGACGACCGAGGGCGACGTCACCCGCGCGATGAAGCGCATTGATCTGCCTGCGGTGTCGACAGCGCGCTGCAATGAACCACAAAGTTATGATGGGCTGGTTTCCGACGACATGCTGTGTGCTGGCTTTGAGCAGGGCGGCATTGACGCCTGTGCTGGCTTTGGCGGCAGCCCCGCCGTTCACAAGCAGGATGGTCAGGTCGAGGTGGTCGGTATCGTCAGCTGGGGTCTGGGCTGTGGTCAGCCCGACAAGTTCGGCGTCTACACCAGAGTGTCTGCCTTCACGGATTGGATCACATCAACGCTTCATTGATGCGCCAGCGACATTCCACCTGAAAATATGCGCCATGCAACATTTTGTTCAGAACTTACTGAACCAAATGTGCTGTTCGGCGTTGGTGGGATGTAACTTGGAAGGAGATGAAGAAATGTTCGACCTCAAACAGCAAGACAACCTGCTGATCGTCACCCTCTCGGGCAAGGTCACAGCCGATGAAGTGACGGCGTTCTATGATCATTTCAATACTGTCATCGCTGATATCGACCGTATCGGTATGGTGATTGATGTGACCGGTTTCGACGATATGACCGGTGATGCCATCGCGCGGGATATTCCGCTCGAGCTTGGCCTGATGGACCAGATGGGCAAATTTCCAAAGGCGGCTGTCGTGTCAGACAAGGAATTCATCGCGGCGGCGGCTCATGCGTTGAACCCGCTGGTTCCGGTAATCGACATCCGCGTGTTCCGTGCAAACGACATGCAGGCAGCCAAGGAGTTTGCCACGGACCTGCCGCCGAAAAAGCCCAAGGGCAAGGGCATCTATATGATGGACAAGTCCACGCCCGAAGTCATGGCCTTTGAGATTGACGGATATATGGACGATGACGAGATGGAAACCGTCAGCAAGGACGTGCTCGCCCGTCTGGAGAGTGGCAAGGAATTTAGCGCCTTGGTCAAGATCAAGTCCTTTGGCGGGTTCGATCCGGGCATCCTGACCCAAGGTTCGTTCTATCAGATGAAGTTCGGCTCGATCAAAAACCTGAAGAAATATGCCATTGTGACAGATGAAACGTGGATGAAACCGCTGCTCGGCTTTGCCGGATCGGTCTCGGGCGTAGAGATGAAGCGTTTCTCGCTGGCGGAAGAACAGGCCGCCTGGGACTGGGTGCGCAGCTAGGGTCAGGTCGAGGCGGTAGCGCCCCGCTGCCTGCGCCGGGACGTCCTATGTCAAACCGACAGTCTCGGCGCGGCACCTGAACCGCTCAGCTGTGTTCTTCCTGACTGACGGCGGCCAGCGCGTTATTGAATGCCTTGAGCGCATCGACATGAAACAGCGCGCCCAACAGTTCTGGCGGCGCACCTTCGCCCGCGAGCGAAACGACCGGAATATACAGAACGCCCGTACGATCAAAGATCGGCATTGCCGCCTCTAGCGTGGCGTTGCGGTCGATATAGATACCGTCCTCGATCATTTCCCAACAGGCCTCGGCGGGCGCAGCACGTTCATGTTCGATGTCGCGCATCAGCGTGGCAACGCGGGTCATCGACAGCAGATATGCCTGCGGCCCCGCCGCCAGATGGGTGCCGCGCCGTTCCAGCAGCGTCAGGAAAAACGAGCGATCCACCAACCGACTGGCCAGCGCAGTGGACATTGATACCGCAACCATCACCGCGAGGCCGGTCTGCCAGTCGCCGGTCATCTCGAACACGATGAGCGTCGTCGAGATCGGTGCACCCAGCACCGCCGCCGCCACCGCGCCCATCCCCGCCAGCGCATAGAGCGTGTGCGCCCCGGATACTTCGGGAAAGATCGCCGTGGCGATGAGGCCGAATGCCAGCCCGGTCAGCGCGCCGACCATCAGCGACGGCGAGAACATACCGCCGCCCATACGCCCGCCAAAGGTGATCGCGACCGCCGTGACCTTGAGAACCGCAAAAACGATGGCCTCGTGCAGGATCAACTGGCCGGTCAGCGCGGCACTTGTCGTCTCGTAGCCGACGCCGATGATATGCGGGAACCAGATCGCCAGCGCCCCCAGTGCCGCGCCCGAGAACGCAGGCCGCAACCAACGGGGCAAACCCACGGCGCGCTGCATTTCGTCGCCGATATCCTCGGCAAAGAACACGGCGTACATCAGCACCGTTGCGACAACACCACAAATCAGCCCCAGCAGCAGGAAGGCCGGCAATTCCTGATAGAATTCCAGCGCGGTGGACACGGGCAGCGTAAATTCGGTGATGTCACCGAATTCCAGCCGGTTGATCACTGTGCCCGCGACCGAGGCAATCACGATGGGCGCAAAGGCGTGGACCGCGAAATGCCGCAACACCACTTCGAGTGCAAAGAGCGCACCGGCAATCGGCGCGTTGAAGCTGGCGGACACGGCGGCCGCCACAGCGCAACCCAGCAGGTCGCGGCCGGTGATGCCGTTGGCATTGATGCGATTGCTGACCCAGCTGGACACCACCCCCGCCAGATGCACCACCGGGCCTTCGCGCCCCGAAGAGCCCCCGGTGCCCAGCGTGACCATGGAAGCCGCCGCCGAGGCCAGCCCGGCGCGTATTTCGACCCGGCCGTTGTTCATGGCCGCGCCTTCGATCACATCCGCAACCGAACGCACCCGCGCATCGGGGGTGAAATTATGCAGGATGAGGCCAACCACCAGCCCGCCGCAGATCGGCACGATCAGCAGCCAGTACCACGACAATCCCGATGCATAGCTGTGCAGCAACGTCGGATCGTCATTGCCGTAAACGATCATCTGTAACCAGCTGATCCCCTTGCGGAAAAAAAGCGCGGCAAAGCCTGCCCCGATCCCGATGATCAGCGCGATCACCCAGAACTGGAACTGGCTGGGACCGCGCGTCAGCATCACGCGCCATGCTTGTCGCAGCGCCCCCATCAGGGCGGTGACGTATTCGGATAGCTGAGATTTCTCTGGCTCGGTCATGCCGCTTTCACGTTCGTGTCTGCCGCGGCCTTTCGCGTCGTCGCGTCATGCTTTAGTCTGCCGCTCGCGCGGGGAGGATGATGCATGGCCGTGAACGAGGCAATTACCGCACTAGAGACCTTACTAGGCGAACGCTGTGTCCGGTCCAAGTCCGATCTGGACTTGCATGGCCGTTCTGAATCGCATTTTCCGCTCGCCCCACCGGATGCTGTTGCCTACCCGGAAACCACGCAGGAGGTGGCGCAGATCGTGCAAATCTGCGCACAACACCGCGTGCCGGTGATTGGTTGGGGCACTGGCACCTCGCTGGAGGGACAGGCACAGGCGTTTCTAGGTGGGGTTTGCGTGGATTTCAGCCGCATGAACGCCGTCGTCGCCATAAACACCGAGGACATGGATGTGCAGGTACAGCCCGGCCTGACGCGCGAGGCACTGAACAACGAACTGCGCGCCACTGGCCTGTTCTTTCCGGTCGATCCAGGGGCCAATGCCTCGCTTGGGGGGATGGCCTCTACCCGTGCGAGTGGCACGACGGCGGTGCGCTATGGTACGATGCGCGACAATGTGATGGGGTTGGAGGTGGTCACGTCGGACGGACGTATCATCCGCACTGGCACACGAGCGCGCAAATCGTCCTCGGGTTATGATCTGACCGGGCTTTTTGTCGGGGCCGAGGGGACTTTGGGCCTGATTACCGAGCTGACGTTGCGGCTGCATGGCCAACCTGAGGCGATCTCGGCCGCGGTCTGTGCCTTTGACGACGTGGGCGGCGCGGTGAGCGCGGTAATGGATACGATCCAGATGGGCCTGCCGATGGCGCGGATCGAGCTGATGGATGTGGCATCCGTGCGCGCGGTCAACAGCTATTCAAACATGGCGTTGCCCGAGAAGCCGCATCTGCTGCTGGAGTTTCACGGATCAGACAGCGGTGTTGCCGAATGTTCAGAGGTCTTTGGCGAGATCGCGCAGGGGCATGGCGGATCGGGATTTGACTGGGCGACCCGTGCCGAGGACCGCAACGCGCTGTGGACGATGCGGCACAATGCCTACTACGCCATCCTTGCCGCGCGCCCCGGTGCGCGGGCGGTGGTCACGGATATCTGCGTGCCGATATCAAAGTTGGCGCAGGCGGTAGAAGAAACCGCTGATGATTTGGCCGCGAACGGCGTGCAGGGGCCGATCCTGGGCCATGTGGGCGATGGTAATTTCCATGCGATCTTGCTGATTGACGCCGACAATGCGACCGAAGTTAAAGCCGCCGAAGCCGCATCCGCGCGGATGGTTGAACGTGCGCTCGCTCTGGGCGGTACGGCCACCGGCGAGCACGGGATCGGGATCGGCAAACTAGGCTACATGATCGCCGAACACGGGCAGGCATGGAATATGATGGGCGCAATCAAGTCCGCGCTGGATCCGCAGAACATTATGAACCCCGGCAAGCTGGTGCCGCCGCGCAACTGATCCGCTACTTTGGCAGGTGTGGTTCCAGTGACCTGCCCGCGTGTATCTGCGCGGCAAACCAGCGGTGAACCCTGCCCTTTTGCACGCGTGCAGTGCAACGCGCACTACGACGACCCGCCATATCGGGCATATCCGCCAGAAGCGTGGAGACAATCATTTCATCCAGCACCCAGCGCCCACTGACACCGCGTTTGCGGTCGTTCTGCTGGCGGGTGACCCATTGGCGCAGCCGTGGCGCGTCAACCTTGGCCGCATGTGGCGACACCGAGTAAAACCCGCAATTCACCCGTAGGCAAATATTGTCCAACAGCCGCGCTGCCGGATGAAAAACCTCTGGCACATCGCGTTTTTGCAGGTGGTTGAAGCGTTCAGGCGTGCCGTTGAAAAACCCGGTAAGCGCACAGGCCAGATCAATACCCTTTTGCGCCATGGCCCAGCCCAGTACCGGCTCTGGGAAGAGATCCCAGTCGTAATTGCGCACCAGATCGTCCAACGCGATGGGCGACGCCGCCCGAACCACTTTCAGATGCGCGGCCTCGTCCAGCCGTGTCCAGTCGTGCCGATTCCATGCATACATTACACACATCTCCAGTCCCGGTGAGGCAGGTCGGATGTGCCACACAGATCAAAATCACTACGACGGCAATCTGGACCAGCACCATGCGCATTTTTTGGAGCAAATGTGGCACCTTCGCGGCGTTTCACAAAACACGCTGAAATCGCTTGGCCCGCCGCCCAGACACAGATAGTCTGCGGCAATGCTCACCCGTATTTTGAATCTCTTCAAAGGCCACGAGCCTGACCCGCTGCCCGAACCTGATGCCCGACTGGCGCTAGGTGCGCTGATGGTGCGCGTGGCCAAATCCGACAGTGATTACCGGTTCGAGGAAATCAGCCTGATCGACCGGTTGCTGGCCCAGATGAACGGGCTGAACCCGGTAGAGGCCGCCAAAATGCGCGCGACCTGCGAAAAGATCGAAGCCGCAGCACCGGGCACCAAGAAATTCGCCCTGTTGATCCGCGAAACCGTCAGTTTCGAGGCCCGGTTAGAGGCGCATGAGGCGTTGTGGCAGGTGATGCTGGCTGATGGCGACAGTAACGATGCCGAACTGGCCGTGGTCACACAGGTACGCGAGGCACTGGGGCTGACCGAGGCCGATTGCGACGAGGCACGCGCACGGGTCGCCGCGAAATAAGCGTTTGGCGCGGGCCCGCGCCCGGCCTATATCTGCGGTATGATTGCTGATTTTCTCAAGCGCCTTGCCGCCCCGCAAACCGAACCCATTGACCAAACCGATGCACGGCTCGCACTGTCCGCCCTGCTGGTGCGCGTGGCGCGCACCGATGGCGACTATGCCACCAACGAGATCGCGCGCATCGACCGGATATTGGCCGCACGCTATAATCTGGACACCAGTGCCGCGCAGGCATTGCGCGCCGAGGCCGAGGCGGTCGAGGCCAGCGCGCCTGACACCGTCCGTTTTACCCGCGCGATCAAGGATGCCGTGGCCTACGAGGACCGCTTGGCTGTGATCGAGGCACTGTGGCAGGTCGCACTGGCCGATGGAGAGCGCGACGCCGAGGAGGACGCCATCGTGCGGATGGTCTCGAGCTTCCTTGGTGTCAACGACCGCGACAGCGCATTGGCCCGGCAGCGGGTTGCGCAGGCGTGATCGCCAGCCTGCCGATGTATGACCGCCCTGAAACGCGCGCAGCTAATGACGCGCTCTGGGCCGGGATTCGCGCGCAGCTATCTGAAGCGGCACCGCCAACACTGACCCGTGGCGGCGATCTGTGGAAACAATGGCAAAATCCCGATCTGATCCTGTCGCAAACCTGCGGTTATCCCTACCGCTCGCGCCTGCACGGGCAGGTACAGTTGGTTGGATCGCCGGTACATGACCTGCCGGGTTGCCCGCCGGGGCACTACAATTCGGTGATCATCGCGCGCGTGGATGATCCGCGCGCTGATCCCACTGATTTCGCCGATGCCCCTTTTGCTTATAACGAGGCGCTGTCGCAATCGGGCTGGGCCGCACCGCAGAACTACGCCGCCGCGCACGGCTTTCGGTTCTGCAATCCGGTGCAGAGCGGCGGACATATCGCCTCGGCCCGTGCCGTGGCCGAAGGCCGCGCCGACATCGCGGCGATTGACGCGCTGACATGGCTGCTGATCACGCGGCATGACGCATTCGCCGCCGGGCTGAGGGAAATCACCCGCACGCCGCCGACGCCCATCCTGCCCTATATCACAGCACACGGGCGCGACGCGGACGCGCTGGCCGGGGTGGTGTCATCCGCCATCGCCGCCCTGCCCGCGTTGCACCGCGAGACGCTGGCGCTGACCGGCCTTGCGCGCATTCCCGCCGCGCACTACCTGAGCGTGCCCAATCCGCCGCCGCCCGCGCCGGATACGCCCGTTTTGGACTGACCTTGCGTCAATTCGGACGAATTGCGCCGACCTGTGGCGTATTGCAAGTTGCATTGCGCCATTTTTTCCGCCCTATTGTCATCCTGACGCCGCGCCAAGACGGCTGGGAGAAACCTTGACCGACGCCACACCCGTTATCGAAATCACGAATCTGCACAAGGCCTATGGCGCTCTGGAAGTGATCAAGGGCGTGGATCTTACCGCCCATCGTGGCGATGTGGTGTCATTGATCGGATCGTCCGGGTCGGGCAAATCCACCATTCTGCGCTGCGCCAATCTGCTGGAGGACAGTCAGCAAGGTGATATCGTTTTCAAGGGCGAGCCGGTCAAATGGCGCGGCACCGGCCTGAACCGCCACCCCGCCGACGCCAAGCAGGTTTTGCGCATCCGCACCAATCTCAGTATGGTGTTCCAGCAGTTCAACCTTTGGGCGCACCTCACCATCCTGCAAAACGTGATGGAGGCACCGGTGACGGTGCTGGGGCGCGACCGCGCTGAGGTCGAGGCAGCGGCGCGCAAATATCTGGACAAGGTCGGCATTGGCGACAAATGTGACGTCTACCCTGCCCAACTGTCGGGCGGACAGCAGCAACGCGCGGCGATTGCACGGGCATTGGCAATGGAGCCTGAAGCCCTGCTCTTTGACGAGCCGACGTCGGCACTGGATCCGGAATTGGAACAGGAAGTGGTCCGGGTTATCAAGGATCTGGCCGCCGAAGGCCGGACCATGATGATCGTGACCCATGACATGAAGATGGCTGCAGATGTATCGGATCACACCGTATTTTTGCATCAAGGCTTGATCGAAGAACAAGGCGCCCCAAAGGACCTCTTTGGCGCTCCGAAATCAGACCGGCTGCGACAGTTTCTAAGCTCGACGATGGCCGACTGACCTGCAACCATACAACAATCACCACCAAGGGAGAAAAAAATGAAAAAGCTTATCCTTTCTACCGCTGCGCTGGCGCTGTCAGCGGGCATGGCCCTGTCGGCGGATACTGTCCGTCTGGGCACCGAAGGCGCCTATGCGCCATGGAACTTCATCAATGATGCCGGCGATGTCGACGGGTTCGAGCGCGAGCTGGGCGATGAACTGTGCAAACGCGCAGAGCTGGCCTGCGAGTGGGTTACAAACGAATGGGACAGCATCATCCCCAACCTCGTTTCGGGCAACTACGACGCGATCATCGCGGGCATGTCGATCACCGACGAGCGCGATGAAGTCATTGACTTTACCCAGAACTACACACCGCCAGACCCGTCGGCCTATCTGGGCATGAGTGAAGGCATTGATCTGTCCACCGGCGTCATCGCGGCGCAAACCGGCACAATCCAGGCCGGTTATGTCGCCGAGAGCGGCGCAACGCTGGTCGAATTCGCCACGCCCGAGGAAACCGTCGCTGCCGTGAAAAACGGCGAAGCGGATGCGGTTCTTGCCGATAAATCCTACCTCGCGCCCATCGCCGCAGAAGATGCGGACCTGATGTTCGTGGGCGAAGATGTGCCGCTGGGTGGTGGTGTCGGCATGGGCCTGCGCGAATCCGATGGCGAGCTGCGCGAGAAATTCGACGCGGCGATCCAGTCGATGAAGGATGATGGCACGCTCAACACCATGATCACGAAGTGGGAAGTGTCCTCGACCTTTGAATAAAACACGCAAGAGGGGGGCATCACGCTCCCCTCTTTTTCTTTTTCAACGACATTCGATTTTCTTTTCACCAAACGTTGCGGGCGCGGCTGATGTTTGATCCGATTCAATGCAGATTGTGGTCCGAGCCAACGATTTTGGCCGACAAGGGTCATGGCGAAGTGTTCGAGACGATAGAGACATTTCGCGACAGCAGCCACCACATGCGCGCACTGGTGCGGTGCCGTGAATGTGGCCAGAGGTATATCTTTGATTACCATGAAGAAATCGACTGGGAAACCGGGAACGATCCGACCTATCTGACCTACGTTCCGGTGCGAAATGACGCCGATATTGCGCAAATGCGGAACGTCCCGGATCAGATCGGTATCCTGCAATTTCATCCCCGGTTGCAGTATGATCGGCCAAATGGCCAACCCCGCTGGCTGAAGGACGACCAGCCTGCGCCGTCGAGGAAGCATTAAGTGTTCTCATTCTGCACAGACCCTGAAACACTCGGCTCGCTTCAGTGGTTGGCGTGTTACCTGACCACGGGCAAGCATATGCTGCTCTACATGAGCTTTGGCACGGTGCTGCTGCTGTTGGGGATCACGGCCCCCACGGCACTGGCGTTCGGGTTTGGGGGCGCGATGGCGGCCCGGTCGCGGATTTTGCCGATCAGTTGGCTGGGCAAGGCCTATATCGCGCTGGTGCGCGGCGTGCCCGACATCGCGTTTTTCCTGTTCTTCGTGATCGCGCTGGACCAGATGTTCGAATGGACGCGGCATCAGATCCTGTGCCCGGACTGGACCGAGCCAGTCCGGCAGGGCAATGATTTCGTCGTTTGCGCGGCGGCCAAGCTGCCGCTGTCCACCGCCCCGCAATGGATGCACGAAGTCTACGGTTTCTTTGTCGCCGTGCTGACCTTTGCCATCGTTTTTGGTGCGTTTGCCGCCAATGTCCTCTTTGGCGCGATGCGGGCTGTGCCCCGTGGCCAATTGGAGACGGCAGAAGCCTACGGCATGACACGGCGTCAGACGTTTCGGCGCATTCTGGTACCGCAGATGTGGGTCTATGCCCTGCCCGGCCTCAGCAACCTGTGGATGGTGCTGATCAAGGCAACGCCGCTGCTGTTCCTGCTGGGGGTCGAGGATATCGTTTATTGGGCGCGAGAATTGGGCGGCACGGCCAATCCGCGCTTTACCGACTATCCGCATGGCGACTGGCGGATGTGGTACTTCTTTGCGCTGCTGATTTTCTATCTGGGCTTTACCAAAGTGTCCGAAGTATTTCTGGGCAGGGTGATGACCCGCCTGACCCACGGGCAGGCCACGACGGGCGGCGAAGCCCAGAGAAAGGCGGCGAC from Roseovarius pelagicus includes the following:
- a CDS encoding aminopeptidase P family protein encodes the protein MFQSFQDKANPEQGPARLAMLRDAMARAGLDGFLVPRADAHQGEYVAPGDERLAWLTGFTGSAGFAAITAERAGVFVDGRYRTQVRVQTDPTAFQPVDWPETKLAEWLTETLTGGGRVGYDTWLHTPTEIGALTEALAATGITLVPSANLVDAIWTDRPGPPMGQITAYPDDLAGETTADKRTRLAASLRADGARAAVLSLPDSIAWLLNIRGADIPRNPVAHGFAILHDDGRTQLFVNPAKLESLPASCNADGVSAHSDTELVTSLAQLTGPVRLDKSSIPVAIADILADAGIPHQYGPEPCTLPKARKNAAQLDATRAAHLRDGAAVCEALAWLDAQAPGSVTEIDVVTHLEECRRTVGARLDGDTGALLDISFDTIAGSGPNGALAHYRVSEVSNRVLQDGDLLVLDSGGQYIDGTTDITRTVPIGDPGPDERAAFTRVLQGMIAISRLRWPAGLSGRDLDPIARYPLWLADQDYNHGTGHGIGVFLCVHEGPQRISRISEVPLEPGMIVSNEPGYYREGAFGIRIENIVVVQDAEPLEGADFTGKLSFETLNYVPIDRRLIDVDRLSGDERDWLDDYHMICAERIGPHLEGDAQAWLEEATRPL
- a CDS encoding DUF427 domain-containing protein, which gives rise to MPHIKIRKAQGTWVVRAGGAVLAETANALELNEGDHPAVIYFPRSDVAMAFLDISDQTTRSPHKGQANYYNIVTKSHTLENAGWSYEDPKPDVAAIKGYLAFHSSDTVTVEGI
- a CDS encoding serine protease, whose translation is MVIFKQAHSSTTTAPDLAEVRRSAPVMCIVAGVSALLAGGFASIEAAHAGGIENVGSVADAPWQVGIWHKGMGNHLCGGALIAPDWVLTAANCTADDVAPMDQIEIVAGTTDLRNGGERLGIAEIIPHPNHDADNQRNNIALVRLATPSTLGTPVSLPEIGSITDAGTVLSVTGWGSAKTTTEGDVTRAMKRIDLPAVSTARCNEPQSYDGLVSDDMLCAGFEQGGIDACAGFGGSPAVHKQDGQVEVVGIVSWGLGCGQPDKFGVYTRVSAFTDWITSTLH
- a CDS encoding methyltransferase domain-containing protein gives rise to the protein MSDFDAFHRLEEAGWSDPATAADYAAHFATAATQCVPGMVDAVRARPGIRALDLCCGHGNVARGLMRAGADVTGLDFSDAMLDMARAAVPEARFVQGDAMALPFEADSFDAVTIGFGVPHIPYPDRAFAEAHRVLRSGGRFAYTVWRGDDPVSAFPIVFGAIAAHGDPSVALPSGPATHEFADADVAETALNNAGFSAVTRTIIPAVWQMDDPGDVFDYFLQGTVRGGALLRPQPDAAKAAIRTAIVDRIKALCGDAGPWTVPVPAVLIAATA
- a CDS encoding STAS/SEC14 domain-containing protein; amino-acid sequence: MFDLKQQDNLLIVTLSGKVTADEVTAFYDHFNTVIADIDRIGMVIDVTGFDDMTGDAIARDIPLELGLMDQMGKFPKAAVVSDKEFIAAAAHALNPLVPVIDIRVFRANDMQAAKEFATDLPPKKPKGKGIYMMDKSTPEVMAFEIDGYMDDDEMETVSKDVLARLESGKEFSALVKIKSFGGFDPGILTQGSFYQMKFGSIKNLKKYAIVTDETWMKPLLGFAGSVSGVEMKRFSLAEEQAAWDWVRS